A segment of the Nostoc sp. TCL26-01 genome:
CAACATCACACCTGTTGCAATGTACAGTCCACTCAACAACAACTTCCACAGAAAACCGCCTTGTTGACGAGTTTGAGTTGCGTAGACTAACTTAGCAAATCCGGAAGAGATGAGAATTAAAGCAAACCAAGTTTCGGCAAAAATTGTGGAAACAACAGGTATAGCGATCGCCACAATCCCTAAAATAATTAACAGGACACCAATTACTAGTGATCCATTAATATTCTGATTAATGTCTTGAGAAACATTGCTTGTCATAAAATTTTCCCTATCTCTTAGTGAACCTAAGATTAGACTAGGAAATTTTCGTAATTCTCGGTATAACCCTAAGATATACGCCATGTAGCGCAGTTTTACCGATGACACCTTGAACTCAGCAACGTGTGGAAGTGTGATATACATATAAAATTGCCACGATTAAGCTTATGATGAGCGTAAATCAGCAACGGGTAGAGTCAGGAATTTCATATGCCGGATGTGCGCTTTGATAAATACTACCGTTACGCAGAACTGACAGAAATTCTCCACAGCTACGCACAGGAATTTCCCCAGTTCATCAAAATAGAAAGTATCGGCAAGAGTTACGAAGGTCGAGATATCTGGTTATTAACTGTCACTAATTTTGCCACAGGTGCAGACCAAGAAAAACCAGCCCTGTGGATTGATGGTAATATACACGCTCTGGAAATAGCACCATCGAGTGTTTGCTTATATTTTTTGCAAACATTAGTCACAGCCTATGGAACTAATTCAGATGTTACCCGTTGTTTAGATACCCGTGTCTATTATATTTGCCCCCGCGTTAACCCTGATGGCGCAGAGTTGGCGTTGTCAGATAGACCTAAGTTTATTCGTTCCTCTACCCGTCCCTATCCCTACGATGAAGAACCCAACGATGGCTTAGTCATGGAAGATATAGATGGTGATGGACGAATTTTACTGATGCGTATCCCCGATGCAAATGGGGCATGGAAAATTTGCCCTACAGAACCTCGGTTGATGGTGCGTCGTGAACCCACAGAAACTGGTGGTGAATATTACAGGTTACTAGCAGAAGGGCGGTTAGAAAATTACGACGGTGTGCAGATAAAAGTTCAGCCCCCCAAAGAAGGGTTAGATTTGAACCGCAATTTTCCAGCTTTATGGCGACAAGAATTTCAACAACCAGGGGCTGGGGATTATCCCACATCTGAATCAGAAGTGCGATCGCTAGTCCATTTCCTGACTAATCATCCTAACATCACTGGTGCAATTACTTTTCACACCTTTAGCGGCGTTCTCATCCGTCCTTATACTGATAAAAGTGATGATGAATTTCCGGTTAATGATCTGCGTACCTATCAAAAAATTGGTGACAAAGGTACAGAAATTACAGGCTACCCAGCCATATCAGCCTTTCACGAATTCCGCTATGATCCCAAAGACTTTATCACTGGGACATTTGACGATTGGGCTTATGAATACCAAGGTTTATTTGCTTGGACTGTAGAAGTTTGGAGTCCCCAACGTCAAGCCGGAATTACTGATTATAAATATACTGACTGGCAACGAGAACACCCTTTAGAAGATGATTTAAAATTACTCCGTTGGAATGATCAACAATTAGCAGGTAAAGGTTATGTAGATTGGTATCCCTTTGACCATCCCCAACTTGGTAAAATCGAAATCGGTGGCTGGGATACCATGTATGCTTGGTCAAATCCACCGTCAGAGTTTTTAGAAAAGGAACTATCCCGCTTTCCTGAATGGTTAATCTGGCATTTATTAATATCTCCTCGGTTGGAAATTTATCAAGCCAGTGTGCATCAGTTAGGAGACAGTTTATATCGAGTCCAGCTAGTTGTGCAGAACACAGGTTGGCTACCCAGCCACATTACCCAAAAAGCTTTAGAGAAAAAATTAGTCCGGGGTTGTATTTGTGAGATTGCACTACCACCTGGCGCAACCTTAGAACAAGGTAAGCAACAAGAAGAATTAGGTCAATTAGCAGGACGGAATTACAAACCCTCAGCCCCCACGAGAAGACAAAGTGATCCCACCAGCGATCGCCTTAAAGTAGAATGGATTGTTAGAGCGATCGCTGGTAGTAAAGTTAAGTTATCAGCTCGTCATGAACGTGCCGGTGTAGTGCGTACTGAGTTGACATTATGATCACTCATCACTCACAACTAACTCCGCTTGAGTGCTAAAGTCAACCCATCACCAATAGGAACCAGAGACAGCGTTACTCGTTCGTCGTTGTATAACTTTTGATTTAAAGTCCGGATAGCTTGAGTACTTTCATCCTGAATGCTAGAGTCAGCCACCCGTCCCGACCATAAAACATTATCAATGGCAATCAAACCACCAGGACGGATTAATTTCAATGCTTGTTCATAATAGCCTTCGTAATTTTCCTTATCTGCATCGATGAAGGCAAAATCAAAAGTTCCCGCTTGTCCGTCTGCCAAGAGTGCATCCAACGTTACCAAGCCTGGAGCTAAACGCAGGTCAATTTTATCAGCAACCCCAGCTTCTTGCCAATACCTGCGAGCGATCGCTGTAAATTCTTCACTCACATCGCAGGCGATAATTTTGCCATCAGCAGGTAAAGCCAAGGCTACAGACAGTGAACTATAACCAGTAAACACACCAATTTCTATGGTTTTCTTTGCCCCTAGTAATTGCACCAACAGCCTCATAAACTGCCCTTGTTCTGGGGAAATCTGCATTAAAGCCCGTGGATGGTTAGCAGTTTCCTGACGCAGTTTCCAGAGGATTTCTGGTTCACGAACAGAATTAGATAGCAGGTAGTCATACAGTGGTTGATCAAGGCCAATAGTCTGTGCTGACATAGTTAATGGGAAGATTGTAAGTATCTACGGCTATACTAACGCTGGAGAGATAATATAAATGACATGGTGCGGTTTATCTTAACAGCAGTTTTGCTGATACTATTATTAGGCTGTGGCAATATTGGCCTATTACCTACGGACAAGTTAGTGCAGAAAGCGATCGCACTCCAGCTAGAACAAACTCAACAGCAACTAAATCAACAGTTAGACTTAGATTTTCGCGGCTTTGAAATCAAACATCTCAAAGTTCGCCAAGAACAACCCTTAACAATTCAAAATTTACCAGCCTTCCGCGTCTTAGGAACGTACGATTTAACTTTTCAGCTACCCAAGAGACAGTTAACAAAACTGCAACAACCTTTTGAAGTTTACCTACAAATTCAACAAGAAGGTAAAACTTGGCGGTTGCTGCTTCCTGATAAAGCAATCAAAGATACTCAACCATCTTGGCGTAGCTATCTTATCCCATAACTATATATGTGCAACTCGTAAAAGCATCACAGCTTTTTCCGTATAAACACTAAATATAGTCATGATGAAAGTAATTCGGAATCTGATTTGATTGCTGAATAGACTTGTTTAGGTAGGTAACAGGCGACAGGTAACAGGTGACAGAAAAGAAGGAAATTAGAGGTGTAATGACTTTTTTGTGTAAGCACAGGCTACGCCAACAAAAATCAAATATGAGTCCTATATGTCAAATAAACATGGTGTAGTTAATCTTGCCTATTACCCATTACCCATTCCCTATTACCTGTTACCCTGCATTTCTCACAAAACGGTAGGGGCGGGTTAACGAGATATTCGTGAATGATTGAAGCATATTTGTGAACCCGCCCCTACAGCCTCTGGACTTCGGTTTTACCAATTTCGTGAGAAATTCGGGTTACCTATCACCTGTTACCTATCACCTGTTACCTATCACCTGTTACCTGTTACCTATTCCCTATTCCCTATTCCCTTAATTACTGGAGAAATATATGTATATCAACTTTTTTATTAGTTCTATTGTGGGAATTATTGTGACAGTGCTACTAGCTTTTAGTGTACTGCAATGGTTTCATGTACCTGCGGGTAACTTTCTCGATTGGGTGATTGGTGGTGCAAGTTTTTGGTGGTTGTTAGTAATTGTGACTGTACCGTGGAATATTCATTTTCAAGCCAAACAAGTTTTAGCAGAAGCAGCACAGTCGCAAGAAAAAGAGATTCCTGTAGATGCAAAACAAGTGCGTTACGTCCAAGGTTTAGCCAAGCGATCGCTTTGGGTAGCTTTAGGTTTACACTTGTTCTCAGCCATTGGTCTTTATACCTTAGCAGCCACTGGAATTAGTGCTGTTGGTTATATCAGTTCTGGTGCGGCTTTACTATTAACAATTCTGCGTCCAACAATTAGTGCTTATGAATATTTGTATTCACGGCTAACCATGATTAGTCAAGAATGGAAATACCCCCGTGAAGATATTGTTGAACTCCGCCATCGCTTCTTAGAAATAGAACAAAAAATGCAATCTTTAGAAGATCAATTAAACCCAGAGCAAGCTTATTCTCTACCAGCAACCCAACAACGCTTTGCTGAAGAAACCCGCAAAGAGTTAGCAAGAATTGCCGCTAATTTAGAAGAATTAAGAGCGACAAATCAAGCAGAACATGAAAGATTATCGAGAGAAGCCAGGAATGCGATCGCTCAACTTTCCACAGACGGACAATTTCTCGATCATGTACGAGAAATAATTCGCTTTTTCAAAACAGCTTAATAGTAGTTTAAAGAACTCGGAGCGAGTATATAGGAATCATATTGGATTTCTGTTGGTGTATTTGCCTCATCATAACTCTGGCATTTCCTGTTTGAGTGTGGTAGATATCTTTCAGGTCAAGAGCTACATACAGGTTTTCAGGGTACAAAAGGAGTGGTAACACAAATGGGGAAAGGAAGGTTAGAAGCTTTCAGCGATGGTGTACTCGCTATCATTATCACCATTATGGTGTTGGAGTTGAAAGTACCGCATGGGGATAATTTGGCTGTGTTACGTCCCCTGATTCCTGTATTTCTGAGTTATGTGTTGAGTTTTGTGTTTCTCGGCATTTATTGGAATAACCACCATCACCTGCTACAAGCAATCCGTCATGTTAATGGTCGCATCCTTTGGGCTAATCTACATCTGCTATTCTGGTTATCGCTAATTCCTTTCGTCACAGGTTGGATGGGGGAAAACCACTTTGCCGCCTTGCCAGTTGCACTGTATGGTGTGGTACTGCTGTTTGCTGCGGTTGCTTACTTTATTCTTAGTCTGACTCTGATTTCTCATCATGGTAAAGATTCTACTCTAGCCACTGCTCTTGGTAAAGACTTAAAAGCCAAAGCTTCGTTGGTGTTGTATGCTGTAGCCATTCCCCTAGCTTTTGCAAACGCTTGGCTAGCCTGTGTGCTGTACATTATAGTTGCTTTCATATGGCTTATCCCTGACTTAAGGATTGAGAAAATTCTCAGTCAATGATAGGCAATAGGCAATAGGCAATAGGCAATAGGCAATAGGCAATAGGCAATAGGCAATAGGCAATAGGCAATAGGCAATAGGCAATAGGCAATAGGCAATAGGCAATAGGCAATAGGCAATAGGCAATAGGCAATAGGCAATAGGCAATAGGCAATAGGCAATAGGCAATAGGCAATAGGCAATGAGAAATGTGGGATTAGTATTCATCCTCAAGCTTGTCAAAAAATTAATATAATGCTCATACTATGAGCATCTACCAATCTTCCCAAAAATCCCCAAAAAAAGATCGTTGGCGCAATAGTGACTGGCGATTATTCCTTCGTCTAGTTCCTTATGCCCGGCGTAGCAGTCAGCTGTTAATCGTGACAATGATACTGCTGTTACCTATTGCCCTATTTAATGCAGTACCCCCTCTGTTGATTG
Coding sequences within it:
- a CDS encoding M14 family metallopeptidase — protein: MPDVRFDKYYRYAELTEILHSYAQEFPQFIKIESIGKSYEGRDIWLLTVTNFATGADQEKPALWIDGNIHALEIAPSSVCLYFLQTLVTAYGTNSDVTRCLDTRVYYICPRVNPDGAELALSDRPKFIRSSTRPYPYDEEPNDGLVMEDIDGDGRILLMRIPDANGAWKICPTEPRLMVRREPTETGGEYYRLLAEGRLENYDGVQIKVQPPKEGLDLNRNFPALWRQEFQQPGAGDYPTSESEVRSLVHFLTNHPNITGAITFHTFSGVLIRPYTDKSDDEFPVNDLRTYQKIGDKGTEITGYPAISAFHEFRYDPKDFITGTFDDWAYEYQGLFAWTVEVWSPQRQAGITDYKYTDWQREHPLEDDLKLLRWNDQQLAGKGYVDWYPFDHPQLGKIEIGGWDTMYAWSNPPSEFLEKELSRFPEWLIWHLLISPRLEIYQASVHQLGDSLYRVQLVVQNTGWLPSHITQKALEKKLVRGCICEIALPPGATLEQGKQQEELGQLAGRNYKPSAPTRRQSDPTSDRLKVEWIVRAIAGSKVKLSARHERAGVVRTELTL
- a CDS encoding class I SAM-dependent methyltransferase, producing the protein MSAQTIGLDQPLYDYLLSNSVREPEILWKLRQETANHPRALMQISPEQGQFMRLLVQLLGAKKTIEIGVFTGYSSLSVALALPADGKIIACDVSEEFTAIARRYWQEAGVADKIDLRLAPGLVTLDALLADGQAGTFDFAFIDADKENYEGYYEQALKLIRPGGLIAIDNVLWSGRVADSSIQDESTQAIRTLNQKLYNDERVTLSLVPIGDGLTLALKRS
- a CDS encoding TMEM175 family protein, with the protein product MGKGRLEAFSDGVLAIIITIMVLELKVPHGDNLAVLRPLIPVFLSYVLSFVFLGIYWNNHHHLLQAIRHVNGRILWANLHLLFWLSLIPFVTGWMGENHFAALPVALYGVVLLFAAVAYFILSLTLISHHGKDSTLATALGKDLKAKASLVLYAVAIPLAFANAWLACVLYIIVAFIWLIPDLRIEKILSQ